The Periplaneta americana isolate PAMFEO1 chromosome 9, P.americana_PAMFEO1_priV1, whole genome shotgun sequence genome contains a region encoding:
- the LOC138705743 gene encoding zinc finger protein 235-like isoform X3: MPATNHHEASSQYEVIIKEEGIRTQIPKTCASDEATTEESGNCSALCINEGSYKADISGEDIATCQSRSAAECDVCGKIFAHWKYLESHKRQHTGQRPFECSACGLCFSSSGDFKSHALKHTDGRPFKCDVCGKSFSQWRYLKRHERRHTGEKPFKCDVCGQRYSDLINLKRHAFKHTGERPYKCDVCGKSFLQSAHLKKHDRVHTGEKPFKCDVCGKCYSNPINLISHGRKHTGEWPFKCSVCGLGFTQSGHLKTHNVLHTADIPFKCDVCGKNFAESRYLKCHRRLHADENPFKCDVCGKCYTKSSNLKRHARNHRP, translated from the coding sequence ATGCCAGCTACCAATCACCATGAAGCGTCATCTCAGTATGAAGTTATTATAAAGGAAGAGGGAATAAGAACACAGATACCAAAAACTTGTGCGTCAGACGAAGCTACTACCGAGGAGTCAGGTAACTGCAGTGCATTATGTATAAATGAAGGCAGCTACAAGGCTGATATTTCTGGCGAGGACATAGCGACTTGTCAGTCCCGTAGTGCCGCTGAGTGCGATGTGTGTGGGAAGATATTCGCGCATTGGAAATACCTTGAGAGCCATAAGCGGCAACACACTGGCCAGAGGCCGTTCGAGTGCAGTGCGTGTGGATTGTGCTTCTCGTCTTCGGGCGACTTCAAAAGCCATGCACTGAAGCACACAGACGGAAGGCCATTTAAATGCGATGTATGTGGAAAGAGCTTCTCGCAATGGAGATATCTAAAACGCCATGAGCGTCGACATACCGGTgagaaaccgttcaaatgtgATGTGTGTGGACAGCGTTACTCGGATCTTATAAATCTCAAGAGACATGCATTTAAGCACACAGGCGAAAGACCATATAAATGTGATGTATGTGGAAAGAGCTTCTTGCAATCTGCACATCTTAAAAAGCACGATCGTGTGCATACAGGTGAGAAGCCGTTCaagtgtgatgtgtgtggaaaatgTTACTCAAATCCGATAAATCTCATAAGTCATGGACGTAAGCACACGGGCGAGTGGCCATTCAAATGCAGTGTTTGCGGACTGGGCTTCACGCAGTCGGGACATCTAAAAACCCATAACGTTCTGCATACTGCTGACATAccgttcaaatgcgatgtttgtggaaagaaCTTCGCAGAATCGAGATATCTTAAATGCCACAGACGTCTGCATGCTGACGAGAATCCGTTCAAATGTgacgtgtgtggaaagtgttacaCTAAATCGTCCAATCTGAAAAGACATGCACGTAATCACAGGCCGTAG